In one Curtobacterium citreum genomic region, the following are encoded:
- a CDS encoding aminoacyl-tRNA deacylase: MSDTAIARFDADAAARGLDVEVVERPAADSLEQAAALLGIIPGDIVKTLVVKRHDGGFLLALVPGGRSIAWKKLRTVVGVNKLSMPDAATALEASGYERGTITPIGATGDLPVVADERVLGRRIALGAGRHGASAFVDADALVAAYDATVADITDEEPVRG, encoded by the coding sequence ATGTCCGACACCGCCATCGCCCGCTTCGACGCCGACGCAGCAGCCAGGGGGCTCGACGTCGAGGTCGTCGAACGCCCCGCGGCCGACTCGCTCGAGCAGGCCGCCGCACTGCTCGGGATCATCCCGGGCGACATCGTCAAGACCCTCGTCGTCAAGCGGCACGACGGCGGCTTCCTGCTCGCGCTCGTACCGGGAGGGCGGAGCATCGCGTGGAAGAAGCTCCGCACGGTCGTCGGGGTCAACAAGCTCTCGATGCCCGACGCGGCCACCGCGCTCGAGGCCTCGGGCTACGAGCGCGGCACGATCACCCCGATCGGTGCGACGGGTGACCTGCCGGTCGTCGCCGACGAGCGCGTGCTCGGCCGACGGATCGCGCTCGGCGCGGGACGGCACGGCGCGAGCGCGTTCGTCGACGCGGACGCCCTGGTCGCCGCCTACGACGCGACGGTCGCGGACATCACGGACGAGGAACCCGTCCGGGGCTGA
- a CDS encoding aminotransferase class V-fold PLP-dependent enzyme: protein MDSFVDGTGYLAACTAGLPTLGTLTAQRADLDAWSRAATTPTGYGALVEQGRELFAGIVGVDRARVATGSQTSAMVAVVAASLPDGAEVVVPDGDFSSVVFPFLAQAHRGVRVRSVPLADLADAVRPGTRLVAWSAVQSASGVVTDPAPVLAAARAVGALTLCDLTQAAGVLPVDAAPFDVTVTHAYKWLCAPRGVAFATFSDRALAELRPVQAGWYAGADVWSSCYGPDMRLADDARRFDVSPAWQAWPGAVAALRHLASVDAASAWRHATGLADRLADALGRPRPGQAITTFPDPDGTALRALADAGVTASGRAGRLRLAFHLWNDAEDVDRVVAVLGGLGSFRPVERPLVHSVR, encoded by the coding sequence ATGGACTCCTTCGTCGACGGCACCGGGTACCTCGCCGCCTGCACCGCCGGGCTGCCGACGCTCGGCACGCTCACCGCCCAGCGCGCGGACCTCGACGCGTGGTCCCGGGCGGCGACGACCCCGACCGGCTACGGCGCACTCGTCGAACAGGGCCGCGAACTGTTCGCGGGGATCGTCGGCGTCGACCGGGCGCGGGTCGCCACCGGCTCGCAGACGTCGGCGATGGTCGCCGTCGTGGCCGCCTCGCTGCCCGACGGCGCCGAGGTCGTCGTCCCCGACGGGGACTTCAGCTCCGTCGTCTTCCCGTTCCTCGCCCAGGCCCACCGCGGGGTCCGGGTGCGGAGCGTCCCGCTCGCGGACCTCGCCGACGCCGTGCGCCCGGGCACCCGACTCGTCGCGTGGTCCGCCGTGCAGTCCGCCTCCGGCGTGGTGACCGACCCGGCGCCCGTGCTCGCCGCGGCCCGGGCGGTCGGCGCCCTGACGCTGTGCGACCTCACGCAGGCAGCCGGAGTGCTCCCCGTCGACGCGGCACCCTTCGACGTCACCGTGACGCACGCCTACAAGTGGCTCTGCGCGCCGCGCGGGGTCGCGTTCGCGACGTTCTCGGACCGCGCGCTCGCGGAGCTCCGGCCCGTGCAGGCGGGCTGGTACGCGGGCGCCGACGTGTGGTCCTCGTGCTACGGACCCGACATGCGGCTCGCCGACGACGCCCGTCGCTTCGACGTCTCCCCGGCCTGGCAGGCCTGGCCCGGGGCGGTCGCCGCCCTGCGGCACCTCGCGTCCGTCGACGCGGCCTCGGCCTGGAGGCACGCCACCGGTCTCGCGGACCGGCTCGCCGACGCGCTCGGGAGGCCCCGACCCGGGCAGGCGATCACGACGTTCCCGGACCCTGACGGCACGGCGCTCCGCGCACTGGCGGACGCCGGGGTCACCGCGAGCGGCCGGGCCGGGCGGCTGCGGCTCGCCTTCCACCTGTGGAACGACGCCGAGGACGTCGATCGCGTCGTCGCGGTGCTCGGGGGACTTGGCAGCTTCCGACCGGTGGAGCGGCCGCTCGTCCACAGCGTGCGGTAG
- the recO gene encoding DNA repair protein RecO has protein sequence MPLYRDECVVLRTHKLGEADRIVTMLSRQHGKIRAVAKGVRRTASKFGSRLEPFMVVDAQFYEGRTLDIVTQAESLGSYGAQIVADYGAYTAASAMVETADRLSEADAGLQQYLLLVGALRSLSRREHVTSATLDSYLLRAMSIAGWAPSFGDCAVTGEPGPHTAFVVQLGGVVADRAAPPGTPRLDIDTLGLLGALLAGDWATVDVADERTRSRASGVVAAYAQWHLERSLRSLPHVDRSEHPAPVAPTPGGVPAAVSATPAPTVPVPTDTVPSDPEGAPA, from the coding sequence ATGCCGCTGTACCGGGACGAGTGCGTCGTGTTGCGCACCCACAAGCTCGGTGAAGCCGACCGCATCGTCACGATGCTCTCCCGGCAGCACGGCAAGATCCGGGCCGTCGCGAAGGGCGTCCGGCGTACCGCGTCGAAGTTCGGGTCTCGGCTCGAGCCGTTCATGGTCGTCGACGCGCAGTTCTACGAGGGCCGCACGCTCGACATCGTCACGCAGGCCGAGAGCCTCGGGTCGTACGGTGCCCAGATCGTCGCCGACTACGGCGCGTACACGGCCGCGAGTGCGATGGTCGAGACCGCCGACCGCCTGAGCGAGGCGGACGCCGGGCTGCAGCAGTACCTGCTGCTCGTCGGGGCGCTGCGCTCGCTGTCCCGTCGCGAGCACGTCACGAGCGCGACGCTCGACTCCTACCTGCTTCGGGCGATGAGCATCGCGGGTTGGGCGCCCTCGTTCGGCGACTGCGCGGTGACCGGGGAGCCCGGGCCGCACACCGCCTTCGTCGTGCAACTCGGCGGCGTCGTGGCCGACCGGGCGGCGCCGCCCGGCACCCCGCGCCTGGACATCGACACGCTCGGCCTGCTCGGAGCCCTGCTCGCGGGCGACTGGGCGACCGTGGACGTCGCGGACGAACGGACGCGCTCCCGGGCCTCCGGCGTGGTGGCGGCGTACGCCCAGTGGCACCTGGAACGATCGCTCCGGTCCCTGCCGCACGTCGACCGCAGCGAGCACCCGGCACCGGTCGCACCGACGCCGGGTGGGGTCCCCGCCGCGGTCTCCGCGACACCGGCACCCACGGTCCCCGTGCCGACCGACACCGTGCCGTCCGATCCCGAAGGAGCCCCTGCATGA
- a CDS encoding LysR family transcriptional regulator, producing the protein MDDLDPQLLRVLRAVRDAGSISRAANVLGYSQPAVSQLLARAERRLGHELVLRGGTGGSAGPGGSAGPGGSAGTGVGGRGGPAGRGGRGATLTEAGAVLAGHAQAVESALAAAREDLDAVGGLARGRVRFAGFPSASSTLVPAVLATLAADHPGVVTSYVEAEPPEAVELVRRGEVDVALVFSHAFVEPADDTTTDPMLRTRALGRDPLALVTPGPGGGDGTLPVDWSGGSVADLADHREARWIGGCPRCRGHLLASCAASGFTPEIVLETDNAAAVVGLVAAGLGVALLPRLALVSTVIPAGVAVTPAEDDLARRVEVVVARGADRVPSVRAALDAVRGAAHLLD; encoded by the coding sequence GTGGACGACCTCGACCCCCAGCTGCTCCGTGTGCTCCGTGCCGTCCGCGACGCCGGGTCGATCAGCCGCGCCGCGAACGTCCTCGGGTACAGCCAGCCGGCCGTCAGCCAGCTCCTGGCGCGGGCCGAGCGTCGGCTGGGCCACGAGCTCGTGCTGCGCGGGGGAACCGGCGGGAGCGCCGGGCCCGGCGGGAGCGCCGGGCCCGGTGGCAGCGCCGGCACCGGCGTCGGCGGTCGCGGCGGGCCCGCGGGTCGTGGTGGGCGCGGCGCCACCCTCACCGAGGCCGGTGCGGTGCTCGCCGGCCACGCGCAGGCGGTCGAGTCCGCGCTGGCCGCCGCACGCGAGGACCTGGACGCCGTCGGCGGACTCGCACGCGGACGGGTGCGGTTCGCCGGGTTCCCGAGTGCCTCGTCCACCCTGGTGCCCGCCGTGCTCGCCACGCTCGCGGCGGACCACCCCGGGGTCGTGACCTCGTACGTGGAGGCCGAACCGCCCGAGGCCGTCGAGCTCGTCCGCCGCGGCGAGGTCGACGTCGCCCTGGTCTTCTCGCACGCCTTCGTCGAGCCCGCCGACGACACCACCACGGACCCGATGCTCCGCACCCGGGCGCTCGGACGCGACCCGCTCGCACTCGTGACGCCGGGCCCGGGCGGTGGCGACGGAACACTTCCGGTCGATTGGTCCGGCGGGAGCGTCGCGGACCTCGCCGACCACCGCGAGGCGCGCTGGATCGGCGGCTGCCCGCGCTGCCGGGGACACCTGCTCGCCTCGTGCGCCGCCTCCGGGTTCACCCCGGAGATCGTGCTCGAGACCGACAACGCTGCGGCGGTCGTCGGGCTCGTCGCGGCCGGCCTCGGGGTGGCGCTCCTGCCCCGGCTCGCGCTCGTGTCGACCGTCATCCCGGCCGGCGTCGCCGTCACCCCCGCCGAGGACGACCTGGCCAGGCGGGTCGAGGTGGTCGTCGCGCGCGGGGCGGACCGGGTGCCGAGCGTCCGCGCCGCGCTCGACGCGGTCCGTGGGGCGGCGCACCTGCTCGACTGA
- the dusB gene encoding tRNA dihydrouridine synthase DusB yields the protein MTITDAPRTATRPAKPLRIGPIEVDAPVVLAPMAGITNMAYRRLCREYGAGLYVCEMITSRALVERTPVSMQLIQHHESETPRSIQLYGVEPNTVAEAATILVGEDRADHIDLNFGCPVPKVTRKGGGAALPWKLDLFKDLVEKTVKAAGDVPVTVKMRKGIDADHLTYLDAARIARDAGVAAISLHARTANEHYSGHADWSAIATLKEAITDIPVLGNGDIWSAADALRMVDETGCDGVVVGRGCLGRPWLFGDLAAAFRGEDVRAMPSLGDVANAFRRHAELLVEFFGSEDHGCRDARKHVSWYFKGYPIGGDVRSALSMASSLQEIDDLLGQLDWSAPYPGADVEGPRGRAGHPKRTALPDRWLESRDVDEAFRKVLAAAELHHSGG from the coding sequence ATGACGATCACTGACGCGCCCCGGACGGCGACCCGACCGGCGAAGCCCCTGCGCATCGGCCCCATCGAGGTCGACGCGCCCGTGGTGCTCGCTCCGATGGCGGGCATCACGAACATGGCCTACCGCCGACTCTGCCGCGAGTACGGCGCGGGTCTCTACGTCTGCGAGATGATCACCTCGCGCGCCCTGGTCGAGCGGACCCCGGTCTCGATGCAGCTCATCCAGCACCACGAGTCGGAGACGCCCCGGTCGATCCAGCTGTACGGCGTCGAGCCGAACACCGTGGCCGAGGCCGCGACGATCCTGGTGGGCGAGGACCGGGCCGACCACATCGACCTGAACTTCGGGTGCCCGGTGCCCAAGGTCACGCGGAAGGGCGGGGGAGCGGCCCTGCCGTGGAAGCTCGACCTGTTCAAGGACCTGGTCGAGAAGACCGTCAAGGCCGCCGGTGACGTCCCGGTGACCGTCAAGATGCGCAAGGGCATCGACGCGGACCACCTCACGTACCTCGACGCGGCGCGCATCGCCCGGGACGCGGGTGTGGCCGCGATCTCGCTGCACGCCCGCACCGCGAACGAGCACTACTCCGGGCACGCGGACTGGTCGGCGATCGCGACGCTGAAGGAAGCGATCACCGACATCCCGGTGCTCGGCAACGGCGACATCTGGTCCGCCGCCGACGCGCTGCGCATGGTCGACGAGACCGGCTGCGACGGCGTGGTCGTCGGCCGCGGGTGCCTGGGGCGTCCGTGGCTGTTCGGCGACCTCGCGGCGGCGTTCCGCGGCGAGGACGTCCGTGCGATGCCGTCCCTCGGCGACGTCGCGAACGCGTTCCGCCGGCACGCCGAGCTGCTCGTCGAGTTCTTCGGGTCCGAGGACCACGGCTGCCGTGACGCCCGCAAGCACGTCTCCTGGTACTTCAAGGGCTACCCGATCGGCGGCGACGTCCGCTCGGCTCTGTCGATGGCGTCGAGCCTGCAGGAGATCGACGACCTGCTCGGGCAGCTCGACTGGTCGGCCCCGTACCCGGGCGCCGACGTCGAGGGGCCGCGCGGTCGCGCTGGGCACCCGAAGCGCACGGCCCTTCCGGACCGCTGGCTCGAGTCCCGCGACGTCGACGAGGCGTTCCGGAAGGTCCTCGCCGCCGCCGAGCTGCACCACAGCGGCGGATGA
- a CDS encoding ABC transporter permease — MSGLRAFAPTVLVAALGTTFGSALVIAPGVVTQAMAAAGLSDLGPVKAILAVIGWLFLGIALYVGAIVTANTCATLIAGQTRIIALQRLVGATGATLRARITRTGLLVGALGGAIGVVVGTGLSVVFVAVLRGNGFLPDTAYTLVPWELVLPLVAVVLATWGAFAAGSRRVLTMTPLQALSSSVEPAHEDVRSGTARKVWAILLMAAGALLMLLGLGVSVSSPFAVLPAALGGFVSFAGVAVGATIVMPPVLQLIGRIGSRDPVVLLAGRNAMRAPGRASRATIGLVIGVTLLVTFAVALGIMQHVLEQQLSAMDDGTMTPEVLQAQRDFFVQLNAVVSVIVGFSAVIAAVGVVNALALGVLQRRRELGLLRVLGLTGAQVRRMIVTEAVQMVVAAVVTGLVLGTCYGWVGGQTLLGSIGTVVPPVLPLGTVAVVVVGALVLAVVATVAPVRRAMRVPPTEALAVD, encoded by the coding sequence ATGAGCGGCCTCCGCGCCTTCGCGCCCACCGTGCTCGTCGCGGCGCTCGGCACCACCTTCGGCTCGGCGCTCGTGATCGCACCGGGCGTCGTGACCCAGGCGATGGCCGCGGCGGGGTTGAGCGACCTCGGTCCGGTCAAGGCGATCCTCGCGGTGATCGGCTGGCTCTTCCTCGGCATCGCCCTGTACGTCGGGGCGATCGTCACGGCCAACACCTGCGCCACCCTCATCGCCGGCCAGACGCGCATCATCGCGCTGCAGCGGCTCGTCGGTGCCACGGGCGCCACGCTCCGCGCCCGCATCACCCGGACCGGGCTGCTCGTCGGCGCGCTCGGCGGTGCGATCGGTGTCGTCGTGGGGACCGGGCTGTCGGTCGTGTTCGTCGCGGTGCTGCGCGGGAACGGCTTCCTGCCGGACACGGCGTACACCCTCGTCCCGTGGGAGCTCGTCCTGCCGCTCGTCGCCGTCGTCCTCGCGACCTGGGGTGCCTTCGCCGCCGGGTCGCGGCGCGTCCTGACGATGACCCCGCTCCAGGCGCTGTCGTCGAGTGTCGAACCCGCGCACGAGGACGTCCGGTCCGGCACTGCGCGGAAGGTGTGGGCGATCCTGCTCATGGCCGCGGGCGCGCTGCTGATGCTGCTCGGGCTGGGCGTCAGCGTGAGCTCGCCGTTCGCGGTCCTGCCTGCTGCCCTCGGCGGCTTCGTGTCCTTCGCGGGCGTCGCCGTCGGAGCGACCATCGTGATGCCGCCGGTCCTGCAGCTGATCGGACGGATCGGCTCCCGCGACCCCGTGGTGCTCCTCGCCGGTCGGAACGCGATGCGGGCGCCCGGGCGGGCCTCGCGTGCCACGATCGGACTCGTCATCGGCGTGACGCTCCTCGTGACGTTCGCGGTCGCGCTCGGGATCATGCAGCACGTGCTCGAGCAGCAGCTCTCCGCGATGGACGACGGCACGATGACGCCCGAGGTCCTGCAGGCGCAGCGCGACTTCTTCGTGCAGCTCAACGCTGTCGTCAGCGTGATCGTCGGGTTCTCCGCCGTGATCGCCGCGGTCGGGGTCGTGAACGCCCTCGCCCTCGGCGTGCTCCAGCGTCGCCGTGAGCTCGGTCTGCTCCGTGTGCTCGGGCTCACCGGGGCGCAGGTCCGGCGGATGATCGTGACCGAGGCCGTGCAGATGGTCGTCGCGGCGGTCGTGACCGGACTCGTGCTCGGCACCTGCTACGGCTGGGTCGGCGGGCAGACGCTCCTCGGCTCGATCGGCACCGTCGTGCCGCCCGTGCTGCCGCTCGGTACCGTCGCCGTGGTCGTCGTCGGGGCACTCGTCCTGGCGGTGGTCGCGACCGTCGCGCCGGTCCGACGGGCGATGCGGGTCCCGCCGACCGAGGCGCTCGCCGTCGACTGA
- a CDS encoding isoprenyl transferase, translating to MSPRRSAASEPMKPVDWTGEQPPAIPAQFVPEHVAIVMDGNGRWANQRGLTRVEGHKAGEASLLDVVAGAIQIGVKHVSAYAFSTENWKRSPDEVRFLMGFNREVIHRRRDQLHAWGVRVRWAGRRPRLWRSVVDELQTAERMTADNARLTLTMCVNYGGRNEIVDAVRGMAEDVAAGRMKPSQVTEKALAKRLYVPELPDVDLFLRSSGEQRTSNFMLWQSAYAEMVFLDRLWPDFRRTDLWGAIEEYASRDRRYGGAVDAPTA from the coding sequence ATGAGCCCACGCCGGTCAGCAGCGTCCGAGCCGATGAAGCCCGTCGACTGGACGGGGGAGCAGCCGCCCGCGATCCCCGCGCAGTTCGTGCCCGAGCACGTCGCGATCGTGATGGACGGCAACGGCCGGTGGGCGAACCAGCGCGGACTGACGCGGGTCGAGGGGCACAAGGCGGGCGAGGCCTCGCTCCTCGACGTCGTCGCCGGCGCCATCCAGATCGGCGTCAAGCACGTCTCGGCGTACGCGTTCTCGACCGAGAACTGGAAGCGCTCCCCGGACGAGGTCCGCTTCCTGATGGGCTTCAACCGCGAGGTCATCCACCGCCGACGGGACCAGCTCCACGCCTGGGGCGTCCGGGTCCGGTGGGCCGGACGGCGCCCGCGGCTCTGGCGGAGCGTGGTCGACGAGCTGCAGACCGCCGAGCGCATGACGGCCGACAACGCTCGTCTCACGCTGACGATGTGCGTGAACTACGGCGGCCGGAACGAGATCGTCGACGCGGTCCGCGGCATGGCCGAGGACGTCGCCGCCGGGCGGATGAAGCCGAGCCAGGTCACCGAGAAGGCCCTGGCGAAGCGGCTGTACGTGCCGGAGCTGCCGGACGTCGACCTGTTCCTCCGGAGCTCGGGGGAACAGCGCACCTCGAACTTCATGCTCTGGCAGTCGGCCTACGCCGAGATGGTGTTCCTCGACCGGCTCTGGCCGGACTTCCGGCGGACGGACCTCTGGGGCGCGATCGAGGAGTACGCGAGCCGGGACCGCCGGTACGGCGGCGCCGTCGACGCACCCACCGCCTGA
- the leuA gene encoding 2-isopropylmalate synthase has protein sequence MQNTQRPSGMPIHKYVPFHEQIAVELPDRTWPTKRIDRAPRWCAVDLRDGNQALIDPMDSERKRAMFDLLVRMGYKEIEVGFPSASQTDFDFVRSLIDDGAIPDDVTIQVLTQAREHLITRTYEAIDGAKQAIVHLYNSTSIVQREVVFRTDVQGVVDIAVEGARMCKAAEAALQHDTTVFYEYSPESYTGTELEVAVRICNAVLEVFEPTPDRKVIINLPATVEMATPNVYADSIEWMSRNLDHRADVILSLHPHNDRGTAVAAAELGYMAGADRIEGCLFGNGERTGNVDLVALGMNLFTQGIDPEIDFSDIDQVKRTVEYCNQLPVPERQPWAGDLVYTAFSGSHQDAIKKGFDAMQAKAEAAGTTVDEIAWAVPYLPVDPKDIGRSYEAVIRVNSQSGKGGVAYLLKTDHAIDLPRKLQIEFSGVVQQRTDSEGGEFSSERIWDLFRDEYLPATTDEDKWGRYEITKTATSSDFDGTTKLSVAMRVDEGSVEAQAVGTGPIDAFLSVMRDQGVAVTLYDYSEHTMSASGDAQAASYVELDVDGVRLWGVGIDADIATASLKAIVSAVNRAVRAGAASGAPELVSA, from the coding sequence ATGCAGAACACGCAGCGCCCCTCCGGGATGCCCATCCACAAGTACGTCCCGTTCCACGAGCAGATCGCGGTCGAGCTGCCCGACCGCACCTGGCCGACGAAGCGCATCGACCGTGCACCGCGGTGGTGCGCGGTCGACCTCCGGGACGGCAACCAGGCCCTGATCGACCCGATGGACTCCGAGCGCAAGCGGGCGATGTTCGACCTGCTCGTCCGGATGGGCTACAAGGAGATCGAGGTCGGGTTCCCGAGCGCCTCGCAGACCGACTTCGACTTCGTCCGGTCGCTCATCGACGACGGAGCCATCCCCGACGACGTCACGATCCAGGTCCTCACGCAGGCCCGCGAGCACCTCATCACCCGCACGTACGAGGCGATCGACGGTGCCAAGCAGGCGATCGTGCACCTGTACAACTCGACGTCGATCGTGCAGCGCGAGGTCGTCTTCCGGACGGACGTGCAGGGTGTCGTGGACATCGCGGTGGAGGGCGCGCGGATGTGCAAGGCGGCCGAGGCGGCGCTGCAGCACGACACGACGGTGTTCTACGAGTACTCACCGGAGTCCTACACGGGCACCGAGCTCGAGGTCGCGGTCCGGATCTGCAACGCCGTGCTCGAGGTCTTCGAGCCGACCCCTGATCGCAAGGTCATCATCAACCTGCCCGCCACCGTCGAGATGGCGACGCCGAACGTCTACGCCGACTCGATCGAGTGGATGTCGCGGAACCTCGACCACCGTGCGGACGTCATCCTCTCGCTGCACCCGCACAACGACCGCGGGACGGCCGTCGCCGCTGCGGAGCTCGGCTACATGGCCGGCGCCGACCGCATCGAGGGCTGCCTGTTCGGCAACGGGGAGCGCACCGGCAACGTGGACCTCGTCGCCCTCGGCATGAACCTGTTCACCCAGGGCATCGACCCCGAGATCGACTTCAGCGACATCGACCAGGTGAAGCGGACGGTCGAGTACTGCAACCAGCTGCCGGTGCCCGAGCGTCAGCCCTGGGCGGGCGACCTCGTGTACACCGCCTTCAGCGGGTCGCACCAGGACGCCATCAAGAAGGGCTTCGACGCCATGCAGGCGAAGGCCGAGGCGGCCGGCACGACCGTCGACGAGATCGCCTGGGCGGTGCCGTACCTGCCGGTCGACCCGAAGGACATCGGCCGGTCGTACGAGGCCGTCATCCGCGTCAACTCGCAGTCCGGCAAGGGCGGTGTTGCCTACCTGCTCAAGACCGACCACGCGATCGACCTGCCCCGCAAGCTGCAGATCGAGTTCTCCGGTGTCGTGCAACAGCGCACCGACTCCGAGGGCGGCGAGTTCTCGTCGGAGCGCATCTGGGACCTGTTCCGCGACGAGTACCTGCCCGCGACCACGGACGAGGACAAGTGGGGTCGCTACGAGATCACGAAGACGGCGACGTCGAGCGACTTCGACGGCACGACGAAGCTCTCGGTCGCGATGCGCGTCGACGAGGGGTCGGTCGAAGCGCAGGCGGTCGGGACCGGGCCGATCGACGCGTTCCTGTCGGTGATGCGCGACCAGGGCGTGGCCGTGACGCTGTACGACTACTCGGAGCACACGATGAGCGCCTCGGGTGACGCGCAGGCCGCCTCGTACGTCGAGCTCGACGTCGACGGCGTCCGCCTGTGGGGCGTCGGCATCGACGCAGACATCGCGACGGCCTCCCTCAAGGCGATCGTCTCGGCGGTCAACCGCGCGGTCCGCGCCGGGGCCGCGTCCGGCGCGCCGGAGCTGGTCTCCGCGTAA
- a CDS encoding glycine--tRNA ligase: MAPSSRLDSVIALAKGRGFVFQSGEIYGGSRSAWDYGPLGVELKENIKRQWWQRFVRGRGDMVGLDSAVILPRKVWEASGHVATFTDPLVECLHCHHRFREDHLVEAFVAKKGRDPEGGMAEIACPNCGTRGEWTEPREFSGMLKTYLGPVESEEGLNFLRPETAQGIFVDFAQVVTTSRMKPPFGIGQVGKAFRNEITPGNFIFRTREFEQMEIEYFVPPADVDTHYEQWIADSVAFFTDLGIDPENLRRFDVPDGERAHYSDATADIEYRFGFAGSEWGELMGVANRTDFDLNNHIESSGKDLRFFDQAANEKYVPYVIEPSFGLTRALMAFLLDAYHEDEAPNAKGGVDKRTVLRLDPRLAPVKAAVLPLSRNEQLSPVARGLADDLRKHWNVDFDDAGAIGRRYRRHDEIGTPFCITVDFDTLDDRAVTVRERDTMAQERVSLDQLQGYLAQRLLGA, from the coding sequence TTGGCACCGTCCTCCCGTCTCGACAGCGTCATCGCCCTGGCCAAGGGCCGCGGCTTCGTCTTCCAGTCGGGGGAGATCTACGGCGGATCGCGCTCCGCGTGGGACTACGGGCCCCTCGGTGTCGAACTCAAGGAGAACATCAAGCGCCAGTGGTGGCAGCGGTTCGTCCGCGGCCGTGGCGACATGGTCGGCCTGGACTCGGCCGTCATCCTGCCGCGCAAGGTGTGGGAGGCCTCCGGCCACGTCGCGACCTTCACCGACCCGCTCGTCGAGTGCCTGCACTGCCACCACCGCTTCCGCGAGGACCACCTGGTCGAGGCCTTCGTCGCCAAGAAGGGCCGCGACCCCGAGGGTGGCATGGCGGAGATCGCCTGCCCGAACTGCGGCACCCGCGGCGAGTGGACCGAGCCCCGTGAGTTCTCCGGGATGCTCAAGACGTACCTCGGCCCGGTCGAGTCCGAAGAAGGCCTGAACTTCCTGCGCCCCGAGACCGCGCAGGGCATCTTCGTCGACTTCGCGCAGGTCGTCACGACGAGCCGCATGAAGCCCCCGTTCGGCATCGGCCAGGTCGGCAAGGCGTTCCGCAACGAGATCACGCCCGGCAACTTCATCTTCCGGACCCGCGAGTTCGAGCAGATGGAGATCGAGTACTTCGTGCCGCCGGCCGACGTCGACACCCACTACGAGCAGTGGATCGCCGACTCGGTCGCGTTCTTCACCGACCTCGGCATCGACCCGGAGAACCTCCGCCGGTTCGACGTGCCGGACGGGGAGCGCGCACACTACTCCGACGCCACGGCCGACATCGAGTACCGCTTCGGCTTCGCCGGGTCCGAGTGGGGCGAGCTCATGGGCGTCGCGAACCGCACCGACTTCGACCTCAACAACCACATCGAGTCCTCGGGCAAGGACCTCCGGTTCTTCGACCAGGCCGCCAACGAGAAGTACGTGCCGTACGTCATCGAGCCGTCGTTCGGGCTCACCCGTGCGCTCATGGCGTTCCTGCTCGACGCCTACCACGAGGACGAGGCCCCGAACGCGAAGGGCGGCGTCGACAAGCGCACCGTCCTGCGCCTGGACCCGCGGCTCGCCCCGGTCAAGGCCGCGGTCCTGCCGCTGTCGCGCAACGAGCAGCTCTCGCCGGTCGCCCGTGGGCTCGCCGACGACCTCCGCAAGCACTGGAACGTCGACTTCGACGACGCCGGTGCGATCGGTCGTCGCTACCGTCGCCACGACGAGATCGGTACGCCGTTCTGCATCACGGTCGACTTCGACACGCTCGACGACCGGGCCGTGACGGTCCGCGAGCGCGACACCATGGCACAGGAGCGCGTGTCCCTCGACCAGCTGCAGGGCTACCTGGCGCAGCGGCTGCTCGGCGCGTAG
- a CDS encoding DsbA family oxidoreductase, which translates to MNDSVKVDVWSDIACPWCYIGKRKFEAGAAAFGAGPDAAPVEVEYHSFELSPDTPVDFEGTEAEFLSGHKGMPVEQAQQMLEHVAGIAEGVGLDYDFDAMHHTNTVKAHQVIHLAKQHGKQLDMVERLFTAYFERGEHVGQDESLADLAAEVGLDRDEVLTTLRDDGQLAAVRADQAQAQAFGINGVPFFVIDGKYGVSGAQDPAAFEQVLRQVVALRSSTPEELAAEQQRAEDDAAADAAAAR; encoded by the coding sequence GTGAACGACTCCGTGAAGGTCGATGTCTGGTCCGACATCGCGTGCCCCTGGTGCTACATCGGCAAGCGCAAGTTCGAGGCGGGAGCCGCGGCGTTCGGCGCCGGCCCCGACGCCGCGCCCGTCGAGGTCGAGTACCACTCGTTCGAGCTCAGCCCGGACACCCCGGTCGACTTCGAGGGAACCGAGGCCGAGTTCCTGTCCGGCCACAAGGGCATGCCCGTCGAGCAAGCGCAGCAGATGCTCGAGCACGTCGCCGGCATCGCAGAGGGTGTCGGCCTGGACTACGACTTCGACGCGATGCACCACACCAACACTGTGAAGGCGCACCAGGTCATCCACCTCGCCAAGCAGCACGGCAAGCAGCTCGACATGGTCGAGCGGCTCTTCACCGCGTACTTCGAGCGGGGCGAGCACGTCGGGCAGGACGAGTCCCTCGCGGACCTGGCCGCCGAGGTCGGCCTGGACCGCGACGAGGTCCTGACGACCCTGCGCGACGACGGGCAGCTCGCCGCCGTCCGTGCCGACCAGGCCCAGGCACAGGCGTTCGGCATCAACGGCGTCCCGTTCTTCGTCATCGACGGCAAGTACGGCGTCTCCGGCGCCCAGGACCCGGCGGCCTTCGAGCAGGTGCTCCGCCAGGTCGTGGCGCTGCGCTCGTCCACACCCGAGGAGCTCGCAGCTGAGCAGCAGCGCGCCGAGGACGACGCGGCAGCGGATGCGGCGGCGGCCCGGTGA